A part of Limihaloglobus sulfuriphilus genomic DNA contains:
- a CDS encoding TolC family protein — MNVKRNTSVIFIVSAVFALAAGCTERHYERSPSINQYMPPSVPVSLEGAAEKPEQANTAAADKDLTLDACIRIAQAQNPLLQASREGLAAANYAVQGAKSGYYPHVNLAADYRRFQSHAFLPGGLGGAAGPQTSVIGPTNDYSGGLSAQWLLFDSGRRRAQLASAKANANASKYELETVEQDITLMVQQAYYSLLSAYEALKIARENQTRAQDHLSLAQQRKDVGVAVEADVLRMRVEVAERRLSVVRAENLVRIGKGNLNTAMGLPPELELEIVDALPRIIPPETVDLNESFKSAMMQRSELKAALHRITGSQSDVAAAKSDFGPVLRAIGSYGLRDSEFWPHDKDWSAGIGVELPLFTGFERSSQLNRLRRELAREEALIRRLIITIRQEIWTSYSHFTEAFEEMKASQTLVKDARESMRLARERYQVGKSTATDLLDSQTALSRAESVLVEAQWNYHIAKAAFERSKGFAYNSDSAAAGD; from the coding sequence ATGAATGTCAAACGAAATACAAGTGTTATATTTATAGTATCAGCGGTTTTTGCATTGGCCGCCGGCTGCACCGAGCGGCATTACGAGCGTTCACCTTCTATTAACCAGTATATGCCGCCGTCTGTTCCGGTGTCGCTGGAAGGCGCGGCAGAAAAACCCGAACAGGCAAACACCGCCGCGGCGGATAAAGATTTAACCCTTGATGCGTGCATCCGGATCGCCCAGGCACAAAACCCCCTGCTTCAGGCTTCGCGGGAGGGCCTGGCCGCGGCAAACTACGCCGTCCAGGGAGCCAAATCCGGCTACTACCCGCATGTGAACCTGGCCGCCGACTACCGGCGATTCCAGTCACATGCCTTTCTACCCGGCGGATTAGGCGGGGCAGCGGGGCCCCAGACCAGTGTCATAGGCCCGACAAATGATTACAGCGGCGGACTCTCCGCCCAGTGGCTGCTCTTTGACAGCGGCCGGCGGCGTGCGCAGCTCGCCTCTGCCAAAGCCAACGCAAACGCATCGAAATACGAGCTGGAAACAGTTGAACAGGACATCACACTGATGGTGCAGCAGGCGTATTACAGCCTGCTGTCAGCGTATGAAGCATTGAAAATCGCCCGGGAGAATCAAACACGGGCCCAAGACCACCTGTCTCTGGCACAACAGCGAAAGGATGTCGGGGTAGCGGTCGAGGCGGATGTGCTGCGAATGCGGGTAGAGGTGGCAGAGCGGCGTTTGTCTGTCGTGCGTGCGGAGAATCTCGTGCGTATCGGCAAGGGAAATCTCAATACCGCAATGGGACTTCCCCCAGAGCTGGAGCTGGAGATTGTTGATGCCCTGCCGCGGATTATTCCGCCGGAAACTGTCGATTTAAACGAATCATTCAAATCAGCTATGATGCAGCGGTCTGAGCTCAAAGCCGCCCTTCATCGAATCACAGGCTCACAAAGCGATGTTGCCGCGGCGAAAAGTGATTTTGGGCCGGTATTGCGGGCTATTGGCAGTTACGGGCTCCGCGATTCAGAGTTCTGGCCGCACGACAAAGACTGGTCTGCCGGAATCGGCGTAGAGCTGCCGCTGTTCACCGGTTTTGAACGAAGCAGTCAGTTGAACCGTCTTCGACGCGAACTGGCAAGGGAAGAAGCCCTGATCCGCCGGCTGATAATCACAATACGCCAGGAGATATGGACAAGCTATTCACATTTCACAGAAGCGTTCGAGGAGATGAAGGCATCGCAAACCCTGGTAAAAGACGCCCGGGAAAGCATGCGGCTGGCGCGTGAGCGGTACCAGGTCGGCAAAAGCACCGCCACCGACCTGCTCGACTCGCAAACCGCCCTGTCCAGGGCCGAAAGCGTACTGGTAGAAGCGCAGTGGAATTATCACATTGCCAAAGCTGCCTTTGAACGTTCAAAAGGCTTCGCATATAACTCCGATTCAGCCGCGGCGGGCGATTAA
- a CDS encoding efflux RND transporter permease subunit gives MNLTRFSLRNPYAVIAVVLVVATMGIVSLISTPKDLFPNTVPPQVAVITVRPGAAAGDVADKVTRVLEKELNTLNGLVKIASTTRDEVSSINAEFNYETSVGEAVQDVQNAIGRVRADLPADILEPRIFKVTDATRPLVTLALSPRPQSRQELSQIRLLAQNQIKDQLLALPGIADVDIFGGHQPQVQVRIKRDSLAVHGLSLTDVVSALASQNVSAPAGTMYSSRREHLVKVVGEFENLDQIRDLPLRLTGQGQLRVRDVAEVSLSVEQPRSIYHGNGKPAIAVNIMRPDNSPTVKAIRTIKDFLPKLQARYPDIIFEITDDQQPLIDVNLRGMEQSLFQAMIITVIVIFVFLADARAAAVVAVSIPFSFLASLMVLKLSPFTLNMVTLSGLIIAVGMVVDASVVVLENIYRHWQQMEKPDAAEAALAGTGEVGLEITAGMLTTVVVLVPVAFTGGYTQQVMRPLNLMIITTLAASLLSALTIVPLAASWLLRRRNAGKNIIERFFGKMDSGVSALAFIYVNTLRWALRHKALTLLAGVIFLVATARIVVPLIGGELMPPMDTGISMVEFETPTEYSPEEVETVLTQVESVIFDTTGVKTISSVVGSEPGQISFGGGGTTAQTAKITVHLVDRTQRSETIWQIQDSWREKLAAIPGVRSSRINEYGATPMATTKAPLNIIVSGPDSKIVSSLARECLEAMDGLPGLADVRRSWYFDKVEHVIEVDPALARLYQTWPEQVARELKTAVKGVPASMMRLNGMLDIPILVQYEQPAIEYPAQLEQAYISTSSGPMPLRAMAEIQTRRDQPFVTREHLQNTLDITAVNRVYTIKHVAAMAKQRISKINPPQGYKIEVSGTISDMMRAQKSMFRALLTGLVLLYILLMATFKSMQHPITILAAIPLAAAGALWGMLLFNKPMCQPAMMGLILLGGTVVNNSILLLGFIIHARQHGMERDEAIIQSVQLRIRPILMTTVSTVLGLTPLVFEMAVGLERMSPLGIAAATGLLIGTFLTMVVIPVVYASMDSAAEFLKRIFQPEVSGTDV, from the coding sequence ATGAATCTGACCAGATTTTCACTTCGCAATCCGTATGCAGTCATTGCCGTTGTTTTGGTAGTGGCGACTATGGGTATTGTATCTCTTATAAGCACCCCAAAGGACTTATTCCCCAATACGGTTCCGCCCCAGGTAGCGGTTATTACAGTCAGACCGGGCGCCGCTGCCGGCGATGTTGCCGACAAAGTTACACGCGTGCTGGAAAAGGAGCTGAACACGCTCAACGGCCTTGTTAAGATTGCCAGCACCACTCGAGACGAGGTTTCGAGCATCAATGCGGAGTTCAACTACGAAACATCGGTTGGAGAGGCTGTTCAGGATGTTCAAAACGCTATCGGCCGTGTACGTGCCGATTTGCCGGCGGACATACTGGAGCCTCGAATCTTCAAGGTTACCGACGCAACCCGACCTCTGGTTACGCTGGCGCTTTCACCCAGACCCCAAAGCCGTCAGGAGCTCTCACAAATCCGCCTTCTGGCCCAAAACCAGATCAAAGATCAGCTTCTCGCTCTGCCGGGAATTGCCGATGTGGATATATTCGGAGGTCACCAGCCCCAGGTGCAGGTGCGAATCAAACGGGACAGCCTGGCAGTACATGGTTTGAGCCTGACGGATGTCGTTTCGGCTCTGGCAAGCCAGAACGTCTCTGCTCCGGCGGGAACGATGTATTCCAGCCGGCGGGAACATCTTGTAAAGGTAGTCGGAGAATTCGAAAATCTCGACCAGATCCGTGATTTGCCGCTGAGACTTACCGGCCAGGGGCAGCTCCGTGTCCGTGATGTGGCGGAGGTGAGCCTTTCAGTCGAGCAGCCGCGAAGCATCTATCATGGAAACGGCAAGCCCGCTATTGCGGTAAATATAATGCGGCCGGACAACAGCCCAACCGTAAAGGCAATTCGCACCATCAAAGACTTTCTGCCAAAGCTCCAGGCACGCTATCCTGATATTATATTTGAAATTACAGACGATCAGCAGCCGCTTATTGATGTCAACTTGCGGGGCATGGAACAGAGCCTCTTTCAGGCGATGATAATAACTGTTATCGTTATTTTTGTGTTTCTGGCTGATGCCCGGGCGGCAGCGGTTGTGGCTGTCAGCATACCGTTTAGCTTCCTGGCCAGCCTTATGGTGCTGAAACTTTCGCCCTTCACGCTCAATATGGTAACGCTTTCGGGTCTTATCATCGCGGTTGGAATGGTCGTTGACGCATCAGTGGTTGTTCTGGAAAACATTTACCGCCATTGGCAGCAGATGGAGAAACCCGATGCCGCCGAGGCCGCTCTGGCCGGCACCGGCGAGGTGGGGCTTGAGATAACCGCCGGGATGCTCACAACTGTAGTGGTTCTGGTGCCGGTGGCATTTACCGGCGGATACACACAGCAGGTCATGCGGCCTCTGAACCTGATGATTATAACAACATTGGCAGCGTCTCTGCTCAGCGCACTGACGATTGTGCCACTGGCCGCGTCCTGGCTGTTAAGACGGCGCAACGCCGGAAAAAATATCATAGAACGTTTTTTCGGCAAAATGGACAGCGGAGTCAGCGCCCTTGCCTTTATATACGTCAACACACTTCGGTGGGCGCTGCGGCACAAAGCCCTTACCCTGCTTGCCGGAGTGATATTTCTTGTTGCCACTGCCCGAATTGTTGTACCCCTGATCGGAGGCGAGTTGATGCCGCCGATGGATACGGGTATCAGCATGGTAGAGTTTGAAACGCCGACCGAATACTCGCCCGAAGAAGTAGAAACCGTCCTGACGCAGGTAGAATCGGTTATTTTTGACACAACGGGTGTCAAAACCATATCCTCTGTGGTTGGCTCTGAGCCGGGGCAAATCAGTTTCGGCGGCGGGGGCACCACAGCCCAGACGGCAAAAATCACGGTTCATCTGGTTGACCGCACGCAGCGCAGTGAAACCATCTGGCAGATCCAGGATTCCTGGCGTGAGAAGCTGGCGGCAATACCCGGCGTCCGCTCCAGCAGAATCAATGAATACGGCGCAACCCCTATGGCGACAACAAAAGCCCCCCTGAATATAATTGTCAGCGGGCCCGATTCAAAGATCGTCTCATCATTGGCACGGGAATGCCTCGAGGCGATGGACGGGCTGCCCGGGCTGGCAGATGTGCGGCGGAGCTGGTACTTCGATAAGGTTGAACACGTTATAGAAGTTGACCCTGCACTTGCCCGTCTGTACCAAACCTGGCCGGAACAGGTGGCACGGGAGCTGAAAACCGCCGTCAAAGGCGTTCCGGCCTCCATGATGCGGCTCAATGGCATGCTTGATATCCCCATTCTGGTTCAGTATGAGCAGCCGGCAATAGAGTACCCCGCTCAGCTTGAGCAGGCCTACATCAGCACATCTTCCGGCCCTATGCCGCTGCGGGCAATGGCTGAAATTCAAACAAGGCGAGATCAGCCCTTTGTTACTCGCGAGCATCTGCAAAACACTCTGGATATTACAGCCGTCAACCGTGTTTACACAATAAAGCATGTCGCGGCGATGGCTAAGCAGCGAATTTCAAAAATAAATCCGCCGCAAGGTTACAAAATCGAGGTCTCCGGCACGATTTCGGATATGATGCGTGCACAGAAAAGCATGTTTCGTGCATTGCTTACAGGGCTGGTCTTGCTGTATATTCTTTTGATGGCAACATTTAAATCAATGCAGCACCCGATCACGATTCTCGCGGCGATCCCGCTTGCGGCGGCCGGTGCATTGTGGGGTATGCTGCTGTTCAACAAGCCCATGTGTCAGCCGGCGATGATGGGACTGATCCTGCTGGGCGGAACGGTTGTAAACAACAGTATTCTTTTGCTGGGGTTTATCATTCATGCACGTCAGCATGGAATGGAACGCGACGAGGCAATTATACAGTCGGTTCAGCTTAGAATTCGCCCGATTCTGATGACAACCGTCTCTACCGTGCTGGGGCTGACGCCGCTGGTGTTCGAAATGGCTGTCGGGTTAGAGCGAATGAGTCCGTTGGGAATTGCCGCGGCCACCGGTCTGCTGATTGGGACATTTCTGACGATGGTGGTGATTCCGGTTGTATATGCGTCTATGGATTCAGCGGCAGAGTTTTTAAAACGCATTTTTCAGCCGGAGGTCTCCGGAACAGATGTCTGA
- a CDS encoding efflux RND transporter periplasmic adaptor subunit — protein MESLKTSLDYWNRESQRITSLQEGGAATVSEADAAREQVNQFNGRLESALHKTKALEHQAESLKRRLGEMQTRLSYCSITSPFDGVVSERDADPGDQAAPGKTILTIQDQSRLRLAFDVPQQDVPKIQTGMSLSYAAPDGNIRKAAVNTLYPSLNNARMMRAEAVLDNDSDNSIVSGAYVRVSLTLARRENVVVVPSAAVVESPEADTYVFVVDNDKLKAIPVEIIGNQQDQTAVEGLDAGEQVVVSTFLGWSELSSGLAVEVRQ, from the coding sequence GTGGAATCGCTTAAAACCTCGCTGGATTACTGGAACCGCGAATCCCAGCGAATTACCAGCCTGCAGGAAGGCGGCGCGGCAACCGTCTCAGAGGCAGACGCGGCACGTGAACAGGTGAATCAGTTTAACGGACGGCTAGAATCTGCCCTGCATAAAACAAAAGCCCTGGAACATCAGGCCGAATCACTGAAGCGGCGGCTTGGAGAGATGCAAACCCGCCTGAGCTACTGCTCTATCACAAGTCCTTTTGATGGCGTTGTTTCTGAACGAGACGCAGACCCCGGCGATCAGGCCGCCCCGGGAAAAACGATCCTGACGATACAAGACCAAAGCCGGCTCAGGCTGGCATTCGATGTGCCCCAGCAGGATGTGCCCAAAATACAGACGGGTATGTCCTTGAGCTATGCCGCACCGGATGGAAACATCCGCAAGGCCGCAGTCAATACGCTTTATCCGTCTTTGAACAACGCGAGGATGATGCGGGCAGAAGCCGTCCTGGATAACGATTCAGATAACAGTATCGTCAGCGGGGCTTATGTACGCGTTTCTTTGACACTGGCCCGCCGGGAAAATGTCGTCGTTGTTCCGTCAGCCGCGGTTGTTGAATCGCCGGAAGCAGACACGTATGTATTTGTCGTTGACAATGATAAACTCAAAGCAATACCTGTTGAAATTATCGGAAACCAACAGGACCAAACCGCCGTGGAAGGCTTAGATGCCGGTGAACAGGTTGTAGTCAGTACCTTTTTAGGCTGGTCAGAGCTAAGCTCAGGGCTGGCCGTGGAGGTTCGCCAATGA
- a CDS encoding IS1634 family transposase produces the protein MFLAFEGCFDSGFGFGTDLPYCIGEFLCDNLGMYLKKHRRKKNGKCNTYYSIAEKRKVSGNRHVEKVVLYLGEISGSQKKAWQRSIEIINEDNKPVHKTLFAFDQDNQSCHDVDTIPVNISKMRLERPRRFGDCWLASEMWDQLGFDRFWSERIDTDRSPVAFSKVLKLLTVSRLIKPSAEYFVHQHWFSQSAMDAILDCDFEIAEKNRLYRCLDRILPYKDELCKYLKDTWQGMFNLEYDILLYDITSTYFEGLCKQNPKSEFGHSKDRRSDCRQVLIALVVTPEGFPLDYEVLQGNTSEKTTLRPLLNKIETMYGKANRVWLMDRGIPTEATLKFMRKNNISYLVGTPRRQLDDYSSELSEKDWEQVNSSVHVKYIEKEGECYVLARSRDRMQKERAMRKRKLRKYLDGLEKLKGYRNYERFYKRLGALQSQAGNAYRCMELDIPGQKERIEAGEFRYHINRQKYRDMIYRDGKYFLRTNQKGKDGKALWNEYMLQCNVEQSFRELKSDLGIRPVYHHKEERVDAHIFVAFISYCLQVTLRHKLRVSACGLTAQAALETMSRIQMLDVTFETLDGRYLLMERYTEPEADQRLILHHLNMDLPLQKPPKIYSSQVKD, from the coding sequence ATGTTTCTGGCCTTTGAGGGGTGTTTTGATTCTGGATTTGGCTTTGGTACAGACCTGCCCTATTGCATAGGTGAATTTCTATGCGATAATTTGGGTATGTATTTGAAAAAGCACAGGCGTAAAAAGAACGGTAAATGCAACACCTATTACAGTATTGCTGAGAAGCGGAAGGTCTCCGGTAATCGGCATGTGGAGAAGGTGGTTCTTTACCTTGGTGAGATCAGCGGCTCTCAAAAGAAGGCCTGGCAGAGATCAATTGAGATAATCAACGAAGATAACAAACCTGTACACAAAACCCTTTTTGCTTTTGATCAGGACAACCAGAGCTGTCACGATGTTGATACGATACCGGTTAACATCTCAAAGATGAGACTGGAACGACCGCGTAGGTTTGGCGATTGCTGGCTGGCTTCTGAGATGTGGGATCAGCTTGGTTTTGACCGCTTCTGGTCAGAGCGGATTGATACAGACAGATCGCCGGTCGCATTCTCAAAAGTCCTCAAGTTGCTTACGGTGAGCAGGCTGATAAAACCTTCTGCCGAATACTTTGTCCATCAGCACTGGTTCAGCCAGAGTGCTATGGACGCCATCCTTGATTGTGATTTTGAGATTGCCGAGAAAAACAGGCTCTACCGTTGTCTTGACCGTATCCTTCCATACAAAGACGAACTTTGCAAATACCTTAAAGACACCTGGCAAGGAATGTTCAACCTTGAGTACGACATCCTGCTCTATGATATCACCAGCACGTATTTCGAGGGGCTATGCAAGCAGAATCCCAAGTCAGAATTCGGCCACAGCAAAGACAGACGCAGTGATTGCAGACAGGTGCTGATAGCCCTTGTTGTTACGCCGGAGGGCTTTCCTCTTGACTACGAAGTACTTCAGGGAAATACATCTGAAAAGACGACATTAAGACCCCTGCTCAACAAGATAGAAACAATGTACGGCAAGGCCAACAGGGTCTGGCTGATGGACAGGGGCATACCAACGGAAGCTACGCTCAAGTTCATGCGTAAGAACAATATAAGCTATCTTGTTGGCACACCCCGCAGACAGCTCGATGATTATAGCAGTGAACTTTCTGAAAAGGACTGGGAGCAGGTAAACAGCAGTGTTCATGTGAAATACATCGAAAAAGAGGGCGAATGCTATGTCCTTGCCAGGAGCAGGGATCGTATGCAAAAGGAGAGGGCCATGCGTAAAAGAAAACTGCGTAAATATCTTGACGGACTTGAAAAACTCAAGGGATATCGCAATTATGAACGTTTTTATAAACGCCTTGGGGCTTTGCAATCGCAGGCCGGTAACGCTTATAGATGTATGGAGCTCGATATTCCGGGGCAAAAGGAGCGGATTGAAGCCGGCGAATTCAGGTATCACATAAACCGGCAGAAATACCGTGATATGATCTATCGTGACGGCAAGTACTTTTTGCGGACCAATCAGAAGGGCAAGGATGGTAAGGCACTCTGGAATGAGTATATGCTGCAGTGCAACGTTGAGCAGTCTTTCAGAGAACTCAAGAGTGATCTTGGCATTCGCCCTGTATATCACCATAAAGAAGAGCGTGTTGATGCCCATATCTTTGTGGCGTTTATAAGTTATTGCCTGCAGGTGACATTGCGGCATAAGCTGCGGGTGAGTGCCTGCGGCCTGACCGCACAGGCTGCCCTGGAAACGATGAGCCGTATCCAGATGCTTGATGTGACATTTGAAACACTTGACGGTCGGTACCTCTTGATGGAGAGGTACACCGAGCCCGAGGCAGATCAGCGTCTGATACTGCACCACCTGAACATGGATCTGCCGCTGCAGAAGCCACCCAAAATATACAGCAGCCAGGTCAAAGATTAA
- a CDS encoding biotin/lipoyl-binding protein — translation MKTQFKHILRILLAVIVLAAVIFAAIRLVHRKKASLAAAGQYKISPLAVHTSTSHTGTWEQIMDYLAIVEPIQTATVSARLVTTTEAVFVEEDDTVKAGQLLAKLDDREIKEAIASMQAQIDQVRAEQDANPNFSLRGVKQGLW, via the coding sequence GTGAAGACTCAATTTAAACATATACTGAGAATACTTTTAGCTGTTATAGTTCTTGCCGCGGTGATCTTTGCTGCGATACGGCTGGTTCACCGCAAGAAGGCCTCATTAGCCGCTGCCGGCCAGTACAAAATCAGCCCGCTTGCAGTGCATACATCCACCTCACACACCGGTACCTGGGAGCAGATAATGGATTATCTTGCTATTGTTGAGCCGATCCAGACCGCAACGGTCTCGGCCCGTCTGGTAACAACTACGGAAGCTGTTTTTGTCGAAGAAGACGATACCGTCAAAGCCGGACAACTCCTTGCCAAACTTGATGATAGAGAAATAAAGGAGGCTATCGCTTCAATGCAGGCACAGATAGACCAGGTTCGGGCAGAGCAAGACGCTAACCCCAATTTCTCACTTAGGGGTGTAAAACAGGGTTTATGGTAG